In one Drosophila pseudoobscura strain MV-25-SWS-2005 chromosome X, UCI_Dpse_MV25, whole genome shotgun sequence genomic region, the following are encoded:
- the BNIP3 gene encoding uncharacterized protein BNIP3 isoform X1 codes for MSTTPKSTEDLLGESWIELSTTAAMAGIKSPDRITPLPFNNGEEYLRLLREAQRESNQSSRVVSLASSRRDTPRDSPKSPPNSPQTELCPDDELRNVYINYWTKAGEKQNTDNGDWLQNWNRSADEQPPKNWKFEAVHKAGEEEEKKKTTGGYSIRLKRLGAQSLFSREILYSLLFTNVLSLLLGAGFGLWLSKRGILLTRVVID; via the exons ATGTCTACGACACCAAAATCGACTGAAGATTTGCTGGGCG AATCTTGGATTGAACTGAGCACAACAGCTGCCATGGCCGGTATCAAGAGCCCCGACAGAATCACACCGTTGCCGTTCAACAATGGGGAGGAGTATCTGCGCCTGTTGCGCGAGGCACAGCGCGAATCGAACCAGTCGAGCCGTGTGGTCTCGCTGGCCAGCTCTCGTCGTGATACGCCCCGAGACAGCCCCAAGAGCCCACCGAACAGTCCACAAACGGAACTCTGTCCCGATGATGAGCTGAGAAACGTGTACATTAACTATTGGACAAAG GCCGGAGAAAAACAGAACACAGACAATGGAGATTGGTTGCAGAACTGGAATCGTAGCGCAGATGAGCAGCCACCCAA AAACTGGAAGTTCGAGGCTGTGCATAAGGccggcgaggaggaggagaaaaaGAAGACTACTGGCGGCTACTCCATACGCTTGAAGCGCTTGGGCGCCCAATCGCTGTTCTCCCGCGAAATCCTCTACTCGCTGCTGTTCACCAATGTCCTGTCCTTGCTGCTTGGTGCCGGCTTTGG ATTGTGGCTGAGCAAGCGCGGCATACTCCTCACTCGCGTGGTCATTGACTGA
- the BNIP3 gene encoding uncharacterized protein BNIP3 isoform X3 has protein sequence MAGIKSPDRITPLPFNNGEEYLRLLREAQRESNQSSRVVSLASSRRDTPRDSPKSPPNSPQTELCPDDELRNVYINYWTKAGEKQNTDNGDWLQNWNRSADEQPPKNWKFEAVHKAGEEEEKKKTTGGYSIRLKRLGAQSLFSREILYSLLFTNVLSLLLGAGFGLWLSKRGILLTRVVID, from the exons ATGGCCGGTATCAAGAGCCCCGACAGAATCACACCGTTGCCGTTCAACAATGGGGAGGAGTATCTGCGCCTGTTGCGCGAGGCACAGCGCGAATCGAACCAGTCGAGCCGTGTGGTCTCGCTGGCCAGCTCTCGTCGTGATACGCCCCGAGACAGCCCCAAGAGCCCACCGAACAGTCCACAAACGGAACTCTGTCCCGATGATGAGCTGAGAAACGTGTACATTAACTATTGGACAAAG GCCGGAGAAAAACAGAACACAGACAATGGAGATTGGTTGCAGAACTGGAATCGTAGCGCAGATGAGCAGCCACCCAA AAACTGGAAGTTCGAGGCTGTGCATAAGGccggcgaggaggaggagaaaaaGAAGACTACTGGCGGCTACTCCATACGCTTGAAGCGCTTGGGCGCCCAATCGCTGTTCTCCCGCGAAATCCTCTACTCGCTGCTGTTCACCAATGTCCTGTCCTTGCTGCTTGGTGCCGGCTTTGG ATTGTGGCTGAGCAAGCGCGGCATACTCCTCACTCGCGTGGTCATTGACTGA
- the BNIP3 gene encoding uncharacterized protein BNIP3 isoform X2 encodes MIGLPQSWIELSTTAAMAGIKSPDRITPLPFNNGEEYLRLLREAQRESNQSSRVVSLASSRRDTPRDSPKSPPNSPQTELCPDDELRNVYINYWTKAGEKQNTDNGDWLQNWNRSADEQPPKNWKFEAVHKAGEEEEKKKTTGGYSIRLKRLGAQSLFSREILYSLLFTNVLSLLLGAGFGLWLSKRGILLTRVVID; translated from the exons ATGATTGGTCTGCCAC AATCTTGGATTGAACTGAGCACAACAGCTGCCATGGCCGGTATCAAGAGCCCCGACAGAATCACACCGTTGCCGTTCAACAATGGGGAGGAGTATCTGCGCCTGTTGCGCGAGGCACAGCGCGAATCGAACCAGTCGAGCCGTGTGGTCTCGCTGGCCAGCTCTCGTCGTGATACGCCCCGAGACAGCCCCAAGAGCCCACCGAACAGTCCACAAACGGAACTCTGTCCCGATGATGAGCTGAGAAACGTGTACATTAACTATTGGACAAAG GCCGGAGAAAAACAGAACACAGACAATGGAGATTGGTTGCAGAACTGGAATCGTAGCGCAGATGAGCAGCCACCCAA AAACTGGAAGTTCGAGGCTGTGCATAAGGccggcgaggaggaggagaaaaaGAAGACTACTGGCGGCTACTCCATACGCTTGAAGCGCTTGGGCGCCCAATCGCTGTTCTCCCGCGAAATCCTCTACTCGCTGCTGTTCACCAATGTCCTGTCCTTGCTGCTTGGTGCCGGCTTTGG ATTGTGGCTGAGCAAGCGCGGCATACTCCTCACTCGCGTGGTCATTGACTGA
- the LOC4812083 gene encoding vesicle transport protein SFT2A — MDKLRRVLSGDEPTPEEESSIITQINDMSTLSWSTRIKAFCICFVLGIFLSLLGSIALFLHRGIVVFAVFYTLGNIISMASTCFLMGPFKQVKKMFADTRLIATSIVIVAIVMTFISAIVLKKAGLTLIFIIIQSLAMTWYSLSYIPYARDAVKKTVSACFEV; from the exons ATGGACAAGTTACGCCGCGTTCTGAGTGGAGATGAGCCCACACCGGAGGAGGAGAGCAGCATAATAACACAG ATTAACGACATGTCCACACTGAGCTGGTCCACACGCATCAAggcattttgcatttgctttgtCTTGGGCATCTTTCTATCTCTGTTGGGCTCCATTGCTCTCTTTCTGCACCGCGGCATTGTGGTCTTTGCGGTTTTCTACACACTGGGAAACATCATCTCGATGGCCAG TACTTGCTTCCTGATGGGCCCCTTCAAGCAGGTCAAGAAAATGTTCGCCGACACGCGCCTGATAGCCACCAGCATTGTGATCGTGGCCATCGTTATGACATTCATTTCCGCCATAGTG TTGAAAAAGGCTGGACTCACGCTTATATTCATAATCATACAATCGTTGGCCATGACCTGGTATTCCCTCTCTTACATACCCTATGCACGGGATGCGGTCAAGAAGACCGTCTCGGCATGTTTCGAGGTCTAG
- the mTerf3 gene encoding transcription termination factor 3, mitochondrial encodes MFGSAIRNIIKSSQNAAKFEAICAQCRHIRANRSIQSEVDTIKSVDVATKPNDKELEPAPEHSSAVALDFGSREAHVPSFNLAAYVNSSSTLQQLVSLGVDLHSIERRKGLGEFVLRLDFEKNIKPCLSFLADQGIAPDDFGKMVTKNPLLFKEDLDDLQTRVEYLKSKRFSDEARQRIFTQNPFWLMFSTKRVDRRLGYFQKEFRLSGHDLRLMATKEPNLITYNMEHLRKSVFTLREEMGFSARELQSLIVRKPRLMMIRPDDLVERFSYIHKDMGLPHSQIVQCAELLASREFRLRERHEFLKLLGRAQYDPQKDLYISPRTIVLGNNFYFVRNVAKSDLETFDLFLKTR; translated from the exons ATGTTTGGCTCTGCAATACGTAACATTATAAAAAGTTCACAAAATGCAGCGAAATTCGAAGCAATTTGCGCTCAATGCCGGCATATACGCGCCAACCGAAGTATACAAAGTGAGGTGGATACAATCAAATCAGTAGATGTGGCCACAAAACCAAATGACAAGGAACTGGAGCCTGCGCCTGAACATTCCAGTGCAGTTGCCTTGGACTTTGGGAGCCGGGAGGCCCACGTGCCATCCTTTAATCTGGCCGCCTATGTCAATAGCTCAAGCACACTGCAGCAGCTTGTTAGCCTGGGCGTGGATCTGCACAGCATAGAGAGGCGCAAGGGTCTGGGCGAGTTTGTTCTCCGCCTGGACTTTGAGAAGAATATCAAACCGTGTTTGTCCTTTCTCGCGGACCAGGGCATTGCACCCGATGACTTTGGCAAGATGGTCACAAAAAATCCGCTGCTGTTCAAAGAGGATCTGGACGATTTGCAGACGCGCGTAGAGTACCTGAAGAGCAAAAGATTTTCGGACGAGGCCAGACAGCGCATCTTCACACAGAATCCGTTTTGGCTGATGTTCTCCACGAAACGCGTGGATCGCCGCCTGGGCTACTTCCAAAAGGAGTTTCGTTTGAGTGGGCACGACCTGCGTCTAATGGCCACCAAAGAGCCAAATTTGATCACATATAATATGGAACATCTGCGTAAATCTGTGTTTACCCTCCGCGAGGAAATGGGTTTCAGTGCCAGGGAGCTGCAATCCCTGATTGTTCGCAAGCCCCGTCTGATGATGATCC GTCCCGATGATCTGGTAGAGAGATTCAGCTATATTCACAAGGATATGGGCCTGCCACATTCCCAGATAGTGCAATGCGCCGAGCTGCTGGCCTCGCGCGAATTCCGGCTGCGCGAACGTCACGAGTTCCTTAAACTACTGGGCCGTGCCCAGTACGATCCGCAGAAAGACCTGTACATCTCGCCTAGAACGATAGTGCTgggaaataatttttattttgtgcgaAATGTAGCAAAAAGTGACTTGGAAACGTTCgatttgtttttaaaaacGCGATAA